The Gemmatimonadota bacterium DNA window GGTCCCCGTCTGCCACATCTGGTTCTTCAAGACGCTCCCGTCGCAGCTGGGCTACCTCCTCGGGATGTCGCTCCGCGAGCTCGAGAAGGTGATCTATTACGCGTCGTATGTCGTCGTTCACCCCGGGAAGCAGGAGCTCGACTTCCTCGACCTCCTCGACGAGGACGAATATTACGACCTCCGCGTGAAGGCGCGTGAGGACGGGGACGAAGACTTCAAGGCGCAGATCGGGGCCGATGCGGTGCGGACCCTCCTCAAGCTCCTCGATGCGCCCGAGCGCTCCATCGCCCAGAAAAACAAGGACGGAAAGGGGTTGGATCGTCTCGCGGACTGGCTACGAAACGAGATCCGAACGGAGACCTCGCAGCACCGGAAGAAGAAGAAGCTGAAGCGGCTCAAGGTCGTGGACGCGCTCCGGAATTCGGGAGGGACCCCCGATGAGCGGAATCGCCCGGAATGGATGGTGATGGACGTCGTCCCGGTGATCCCGCCGGACCTGCGTCCTCTCGTCCCGCTCGATGGCGGCCGCTTCGCGACCTCCGATCTGAATGACCTTTACCGGCGTGTCATCAATCGCAACAACCGGCTGAAGAAGCTCATCGAGATGCGCGCCCCGGAAGTCATCCTGCGGAACGAGAAGCGGATGCTCCAGGAGGCGGTGGACGCCCTCTTCGACAACGGGCGCCGCTCGAAGGCGATCCGAGGGCGCGGAAAGCGTCCGCTCAAGTCGCTCTCCGACATGCTGAAGGGGAAACAGGGACGCTTCCGGCAGAACCTCCTCGGGAAACGCGTGGACTACTCGGGGCGTTCGGTGATCGTCGTTGGGCCGGAGCTCAAGCTGCATCAGTGCGGGCTTCCGAAGGCGATGGCGGTGGAGCTGTTCAAGCCCTTCATCATCCATGAGCTGGAGCGGAGGGGCGAAGCCGAAACCGTCAAGCGCGCGAAAAAGATCGTCGAGCAGGACGACGCGAAGGTCTACGAGGTCCTCGAGGACATCATTCGGGACCATCCGGTCCTGCTGAACCGCGCCCCGACGCTGCACCGGCTCGGGATCCAGGCTTTCGAGCCCGTTCTCGTCGAGGGGAAGGCGATCCGTGTGCATCCGCTCGTCTGCGCGGCCTTCAACGCGGACTTCGATGGCGACCAGATGGCGGTGCACCTCCCGCTCTCCTTCGAGGCGCAGCTCGAGGCTCGGGTCCTCATGCTTTCCTCGAACAACGTCCTCCTCCCGTCGAACGGACGTCCGGTCGCGGCGCCGACGCAGGATATGGTCATGGGGTCGTATTACCTGACCAAGACTTCGCTGGAGATCCAGGACATCGAGCGGATCCTCGGAGAGGGTGGGGCGACCAAGGCGGCGCGGGCGGACACGGAGAAGAAGCGCGCCAGTCTATACGCGCAGGCGCGACATTTCGGAAGTTATGGCGAGGTCGAAATGGTCCTCGCCCACGAGATGGTTTCGTTCCACACGCTCTGTTGGTTCTGGTTCGCGAAGCCGGGCGAAGACGAAGACGGGCGCCGCGAGCCGGGGCGATGGATTCCGACCACGGTGGGTCGTGTCCTCTTTAATTCGATCATTCCGGACGAGATCGGATTCCTCAACCAGAGCTTCGGGAAGCGCGAGCTCGGCGACCTCGTCTTCCAGTGCTTCACCGACGTCGGAATGGCGCGGACGACCGCGTTCCTCGATCACCTGAAGGACTTCGGCTTCCGCTACGCCACGCTGGGAGGGGTGAGCGTGGGAATTGACGACCTGGAGGTTCCGCAGGAAAAAGCCGAGATCCTCCGGGACGCGGAAGAGCAGGTCACCCGCTTCCAGCGTGCCTACGCTGCGGGCTTCATCTCGAACGGGGAGCGTTATAACAAGGTCATCGACACCTGGACGCACGCGAACAACGACGTCGCGGACGCGATGGTGCGTCGCCTGGAACGGTCGAAAGATGGGTTCAATCCGGTCCATATGATGATGATCTCCGGGGCCCGCGGTAACCGCGACCAGATGCGCCAGCTCGCCGGCATGCGCGGGCTGATGGCGAAGCCCCAGAAGAAGTTGACCGGAGGAATCGGCGAGATCATCGAAAGCCCGATCAAGTCGAACTTCCGCGAGGGGCTTTCGGTGGTGGAGTACTTCATCTCGACTCACGGCGCCCGGAAGGGACTCGCGGACACGGCGCTCAAGACGGCGGACGCGGGTTACCTCACGCGCCGCCTCGTAGACGTGGCCCAGGACGTCACGATTACCGAAGAGGACTGTGGAACGATCCTCGGGCTCGAGATGACCGCCCTGAAGGAAGGGGAAGACATCATCGAGCCGCTGAAGGACCGTATCGTCGGAAACGTCGCGCTCGAGGACGTAGTGGACCCGCTCGATGGGGAGCGCCTCGTCGAGTCCGGCAAGGTTGTCCTCGAAGACGCGGCCGACGCGGTGGAGGAGGCCGGGATTCAGATGGTGAAGATCCGTTCGGTCCTCACCTGCGAAGCGCGCCGGGGCGTCTGCCGGACCTGTTACGGGCGGAACCTCGCCACGATGGCTCCCGTGGACATCGGAGAGGCCGTCGGAATTCTCGCGGCCCAGTCCATCGGGGAGCCGGGAACGCAGCTCACGCTTCGGACCTTCCACATCGGGGGAACGGCGGCGCGCATCGCGGCGCAGACCCAGCGGAAGTCGAAGATGGAGGGGGTCATCGCTCTCGAGCGCGTGAACACCGTGGAGAATCCCGAGGGGGACCAGGTCGTCACTTCCCGGGAGGGACAGATCATTCTCAAGACCGAAGGCGGACAGATCCGGAGCCGTCTCTCCGTTCCGTACGGCGCGACGCTCACCGTCACGCTGGGACAGCAGATCGCGGTCGGGGACATGATCTTCACCTGGGATCCGTACTCGGAGCCGATCGTCGCGGACGCGGGGGGTGTCGTGCGCTTCGTGGACATCGTCGAAGACCAGACGATGCGCGAAGAGCTCGACGAATCCACGGGCCGCCGGCAGATGGTGATCACGGAGGACCGGAACAAGAAACTCCACCCCACGATCCAGGTCTGGGACGAAAAGAAGAAGGCGAAGAAACTTCGCGAGTTCATCGTCCCGGTGGGTGCCCAGCTGATCGTGAAGGACGGGACGCAGGTGAAGCCCGGCGAGACGCTCGCCAAGATCTCGCGCGAGGTCTACAAGACCCGCGACATCACCGGCGGCCTCCCGCGAGTGGCCGAGCTCTTCGAGGCTCGGCGCCCGAAGGACCCGGCGGTGATCACCGAGATCGACGGGGACGTCCGGTTCGGCGAGATCAAGCGCGGAAAGCGCGAAGTCGTAATCAAGCCGGAATCCGGACCCGAGCGGACCTACGAAGTCCCGGTCGGGAAACACCTCCGGGTCCACGAGGGGGACCAGGTGCGGGCGGGGGACCGCCTTTCGGAGGGTCCGATCAACCCTCACGACATTCTGCGGATCAAGGGCCCGCGGGCGGTGCAGGAGTACCTCCTGAACGAAATCCAGGAGGTCTACCGGCTCCAGGGAGTGAAGATCAACGACAAGCACATCGGAGTGATCGTCCGCCAGATGCTCCAGAAGGTGCGCATCACCGACCCCGGCGAGACGGCCTTCCTCGAGGGCGAACATGTGGACCGCTCCCAGTTCCGCGACGTGAACCAGGGGGCCGTCGCCGAGAAATCGAAGCCGGCGAGATCCGAACCC harbors:
- the rpoC gene encoding DNA-directed RNA polymerase subunit beta'; this translates as MIDFPRSRDTRGSDFDFIQVKIASPEEIRGWSYGEVTKPETINYRSFKPEKDGLFCERIFGPVKDWECHCGKFKRIRFRGHVCDRCGVEVTLSKVRRERMGHIELAVPVCHIWFFKTLPSQLGYLLGMSLRELEKVIYYASYVVVHPGKQELDFLDLLDEDEYYDLRVKAREDGDEDFKAQIGADAVRTLLKLLDAPERSIAQKNKDGKGLDRLADWLRNEIRTETSQHRKKKKLKRLKVVDALRNSGGTPDERNRPEWMVMDVVPVIPPDLRPLVPLDGGRFATSDLNDLYRRVINRNNRLKKLIEMRAPEVILRNEKRMLQEAVDALFDNGRRSKAIRGRGKRPLKSLSDMLKGKQGRFRQNLLGKRVDYSGRSVIVVGPELKLHQCGLPKAMAVELFKPFIIHELERRGEAETVKRAKKIVEQDDAKVYEVLEDIIRDHPVLLNRAPTLHRLGIQAFEPVLVEGKAIRVHPLVCAAFNADFDGDQMAVHLPLSFEAQLEARVLMLSSNNVLLPSNGRPVAAPTQDMVMGSYYLTKTSLEIQDIERILGEGGATKAARADTEKKRASLYAQARHFGSYGEVEMVLAHEMVSFHTLCWFWFAKPGEDEDGRREPGRWIPTTVGRVLFNSIIPDEIGFLNQSFGKRELGDLVFQCFTDVGMARTTAFLDHLKDFGFRYATLGGVSVGIDDLEVPQEKAEILRDAEEQVTRFQRAYAAGFISNGERYNKVIDTWTHANNDVADAMVRRLERSKDGFNPVHMMMISGARGNRDQMRQLAGMRGLMAKPQKKLTGGIGEIIESPIKSNFREGLSVVEYFISTHGARKGLADTALKTADAGYLTRRLVDVAQDVTITEEDCGTILGLEMTALKEGEDIIEPLKDRIVGNVALEDVVDPLDGERLVESGKVVLEDAADAVEEAGIQMVKIRSVLTCEARRGVCRTCYGRNLATMAPVDIGEAVGILAAQSIGEPGTQLTLRTFHIGGTAARIAAQTQRKSKMEGVIALERVNTVENPEGDQVVTSREGQIILKTEGGQIRSRLSVPYGATLTVTLGQQIAVGDMIFTWDPYSEPIVADAGGVVRFVDIVEDQTMREELDESTGRRQMVITEDRNKKLHPTIQVWDEKKKAKKLREFIVPVGAQLIVKDGTQVKPGETLAKISREVYKTRDITGGLPRVAELFEARRPKDPAVITEIDGDVRFGEIKRGKREVVIKPESGPERTYEVPVGKHLRVHEGDQVRAGDRLSEGPINPHDILRIKGPRAVQEYLLNEIQEVYRLQGVKINDKHIGVIVRQMLQKVRITDPGETAFLEGEHVDRSQFRDVNQGAVAEKSKPARSEPLLLGITKASLTTESFISAASFQETTRVLTDAAVRGARDDLKGLKENIIIGHLIPAGTGIHRYSGIEFMVDEAFYDEEILPLTEPGGLIPGLEEEPSEEEAAVD